Proteins encoded within one genomic window of Bradyrhizobium sp. 186:
- a CDS encoding acyltransferase family protein, producing the protein MSTSDKYSTSERRIDLDWVRIGAFGLLIFYHVGMLYVSWGFHIKSVYSLTWLEPLMLFLNPWRLSLLFLVSGVATRFMLGKYRLDSFVRARSARLLVPLIFGMFVIVPLQSYEQIVESLGYPAGFTDFYLRHYLAFGSQFCPSPCIVLPTWNHLWFVVYLWAYTLALVVVLALWPFLADWLDRNLASVLAGPGLLILPCLLFAAGRVFLFPVFPSTHALFGDWYNHADYATAFLIGFLLARRGDIWCDVERRRWTALMAATACFIAFMLVRAGLFAPSPVLRWFAGTVYGSYQWLGMVAVLGFARRHFTADGPVRRYFTDAIFPYYIVHQTAIIMIAHGLRGSGLSAGVEACIVIAGTVLTCVVTYEIVRRIDWLRPLFGLRREASTPAKPIPQPA; encoded by the coding sequence ATGTCGACGTCAGACAAATACTCGACCTCGGAACGGCGCATCGATCTCGACTGGGTGCGGATTGGAGCCTTCGGGCTGCTGATCTTCTACCACGTCGGCATGCTCTACGTGTCCTGGGGGTTTCACATCAAGAGTGTGTACAGCCTGACCTGGCTTGAGCCACTGATGCTGTTCCTCAATCCGTGGCGGCTCTCACTCTTGTTTCTGGTTTCCGGTGTCGCCACCCGTTTCATGCTCGGCAAGTACCGGCTCGACTCGTTCGTACGCGCGCGATCGGCAAGGCTGCTTGTCCCCCTTATCTTCGGCATGTTTGTGATCGTGCCGCTGCAGTCCTATGAACAGATCGTCGAGAGTCTTGGCTATCCCGCGGGCTTCACGGACTTTTACCTGCGCCATTACCTTGCTTTCGGGTCGCAGTTTTGTCCGAGCCCCTGTATCGTGCTGCCGACCTGGAACCACCTCTGGTTCGTTGTCTATCTATGGGCCTACACATTGGCGTTGGTCGTCGTACTGGCGCTTTGGCCGTTCCTCGCCGATTGGCTGGATCGGAATCTTGCTTCTGTGCTTGCCGGACCTGGGCTCCTGATCCTGCCGTGCCTGCTGTTTGCGGCCGGGCGCGTGTTCCTGTTTCCGGTCTTTCCGTCCACGCATGCGCTGTTCGGCGACTGGTACAACCATGCGGACTATGCGACGGCCTTCCTGATCGGCTTCCTGCTCGCGAGACGGGGAGACATCTGGTGCGACGTCGAGCGCAGGCGTTGGACGGCGCTGATGGCCGCGACCGCTTGCTTCATCGCCTTTATGCTGGTTCGCGCCGGTCTGTTCGCGCCGTCGCCGGTTCTGAGATGGTTCGCCGGAACGGTCTATGGCAGCTATCAGTGGCTTGGGATGGTCGCGGTGCTTGGTTTCGCGCGGCGCCACTTTACGGCGGACGGACCGGTGCGCCGCTATTTCACAGATGCGATCTTTCCCTATTACATCGTGCATCAGACCGCGATCATCATGATTGCGCACGGCTTGCGCGGCAGCGGCCTCTCGGCCGGAGTAGAGGCCTGCATTGTGATCGCGGGCACGGTGCTCACATGTGTGGTCACCTACGAGATCGTGCGGCGGATCGACTGGCTGCGGCCCTTGTTCGGATTGCGCAGGGAGGCATCAACGCCCGCCAAGCCGATCCCGCAACCGGCCTGA
- a CDS encoding cysteine desulfurase family protein: MPSRVYLDWNATTPLRTEARTAMLAAWDLVGNPSSVHAEGREARRLVEEARAALAAAVGALPRNVVFTSAGTEANALALSPGLRGSSGGPVERLLVSAIEHASVLAGGRFQADAIGQIRVTGSGVVDHDHLRALLDDGPPALVSIMAANNETGAVQPVAEAARIVHEAGGLLHVDAIQALGKIPFDIKTAGADLATFSAHKIGGPKGIGALVVAEGLAGLQPVLRGGGQELGRRAGTESVAGIAGFGAAAKAALQALPEDAERMATLRDRLENGIRAIAGATIFSDGTKRLPNTVLFTAPGLKAETAVIGFDLEGVAVSSGSACSSGKVQPSHVLSAMGYDPTVAQGAVRLSLGWSTGPEDINVALEAWRKLGNNLLKG; encoded by the coding sequence ATGCCGAGCCGCGTCTATCTCGACTGGAATGCGACCACGCCGCTCCGGACCGAAGCCCGGACGGCGATGCTCGCCGCCTGGGACCTGGTCGGCAATCCGTCTTCGGTCCATGCCGAAGGGCGGGAGGCGCGGCGGCTGGTCGAGGAAGCGCGTGCTGCGCTTGCGGCAGCAGTGGGCGCGCTGCCACGGAACGTCGTCTTCACTTCCGCCGGAACCGAGGCCAATGCGCTGGCGCTGTCGCCCGGCCTGCGAGGTTCCTCCGGCGGACCGGTAGAACGGCTTTTGGTCTCCGCGATCGAGCACGCCTCAGTGCTCGCCGGCGGCCGGTTCCAGGCCGATGCGATTGGTCAGATCCGGGTCACAGGCTCAGGCGTCGTCGATCACGACCATCTCAGGGCGCTGCTCGACGACGGCCCGCCGGCGCTGGTCTCCATCATGGCGGCCAACAACGAGACCGGCGCAGTCCAGCCGGTCGCAGAGGCGGCCCGGATCGTTCACGAGGCTGGCGGCCTGCTGCATGTCGACGCGATCCAGGCATTGGGAAAAATCCCATTCGATATCAAGACCGCGGGAGCGGACCTTGCGACCTTTTCTGCGCACAAGATCGGTGGCCCCAAGGGAATCGGTGCGCTGGTCGTGGCGGAGGGGCTTGCCGGTCTGCAACCGGTGCTGCGGGGCGGCGGACAGGAGCTCGGCCGGCGGGCGGGAACCGAGAGTGTCGCGGGCATCGCCGGTTTTGGCGCGGCGGCGAAAGCGGCGCTTCAGGCTCTGCCGGAGGATGCGGAGCGGATGGCAACCCTCAGAGATCGCTTGGAAAATGGTATCCGCGCAATCGCCGGCGCGACGATCTTCTCGGATGGCACAAAGCGGTTGCCTAATACCGTTCTCTTCACCGCGCCGGGGCTGAAGGCCGAGACCGCCGTGATCGGCTTCGACCTCGAAGGGGTCGCGGTTTCCTCCGGCTCGGCGTGTTCCTCGGGGAAAGTCCAGCCGTCCCACGTGCTGTCGGCAATGGGGTATGATCCCACAGTCGCCCAGGGAGCGGTGCGTCTCAGTCTGGGCTGGTCCACGGGACCAGAGGACATCAATGTGGCGTTAGAGGCTTGGCGAAAGCTCGGTAATAACCTACTTAAGGGCTAA
- the sufB gene encoding Fe-S cluster assembly protein SufB: MPAVQETVERVKRIDVDQYRYGFETLIESDKAPKGLSEETVKFISEKKNEPAWMLQWRLEAYRRWLTMTEPTWARVDYPKIDFQDLYYYAAPKPKKTITSLDEIDPEILKTYEKLGIPLREVAMLEGVEPKPGEEDPAQRKIAVDAVFDSVSVATTFKAELKKAGVIFMPISEAIREHPELVQKYLGSVVPTSDNFYATLNSAVFSDGSFVYVPPGVRCPMELSTYFRINERNTGQFERTLIIADKGSYVSYLEGCTAPQRDENQLHAAVVELVAHDDAEIKYSTVQNWYPGNSEGKGGIYNFVTKRGDCRGAHSKISWTQVETGSAITWKYPSCILRGDNSRGEFYSIAISNGYQQVDSGTKMIHLGKNTSSRIISKGIAAGKSQNTYRGLVTAHRKATGARNFTACDSLLIGDKCGAHTVPYIEAKNSSATFEHEATTSKISEDVLFYCVQRGLSQEEAVGLVVNGFVKDVLQQLPMEFAVEAQKLISISLEGSVG, translated from the coding sequence ATGCCAGCCGTACAAGAGACGGTCGAGCGCGTGAAGCGTATCGACGTCGACCAATATCGTTATGGGTTTGAGACCCTGATCGAGTCCGACAAGGCCCCCAAGGGGCTGTCGGAAGAGACCGTCAAGTTCATCTCTGAGAAGAAGAACGAGCCCGCCTGGATGCTCCAGTGGCGGCTTGAGGCCTATCGGCGCTGGCTGACCATGACCGAGCCGACCTGGGCGCGCGTCGACTATCCCAAGATCGACTTCCAGGATCTCTACTATTACGCGGCGCCGAAGCCGAAGAAGACGATCACCTCGCTCGACGAGATCGATCCCGAGATCCTCAAGACCTACGAGAAGCTCGGCATTCCCCTGCGCGAAGTCGCGATGCTGGAAGGCGTCGAGCCCAAGCCCGGCGAGGAAGACCCGGCCCAGCGCAAGATCGCCGTCGACGCAGTCTTCGATTCGGTCTCGGTTGCGACCACGTTCAAGGCAGAGCTGAAGAAGGCCGGCGTGATCTTCATGCCGATCTCGGAGGCGATCCGCGAGCATCCGGAGCTGGTGCAGAAGTATCTCGGCTCCGTGGTGCCGACCTCCGACAATTTCTACGCGACGCTGAACTCGGCGGTGTTCTCGGACGGCTCGTTCGTCTACGTGCCGCCGGGCGTGCGCTGCCCGATGGAGCTGTCGACCTATTTCCGCATCAACGAGCGCAACACCGGCCAGTTCGAGCGCACGCTGATCATCGCCGACAAGGGCTCGTACGTCAGCTATCTCGAAGGCTGCACCGCGCCGCAGCGCGACGAGAACCAGTTGCATGCCGCCGTGGTCGAGCTCGTCGCGCACGATGACGCCGAGATCAAATATTCGACGGTGCAGAACTGGTATCCCGGCAATTCGGAAGGCAAGGGCGGCATCTACAATTTCGTCACCAAGCGTGGCGACTGCCGCGGCGCCCACTCCAAGATCTCCTGGACCCAGGTCGAGACCGGTTCGGCCATCACCTGGAAGTATCCGAGCTGCATTCTGCGCGGCGACAATTCGCGCGGCGAGTTCTACTCGATCGCGATCTCGAACGGCTATCAGCAGGTCGACAGCGGCACCAAGATGATCCATCTCGGCAAGAACACGTCGAGCCGGATCATCTCCAAGGGCATTGCGGCCGGCAAGTCGCAGAACACCTATCGTGGGCTCGTGACGGCGCATCGCAAGGCGACCGGCGCGCGTAACTTCACCGCCTGTGACTCCTTGTTGATCGGCGACAAATGCGGCGCGCACACCGTGCCGTACATCGAGGCCAAGAACTCCTCGGCGACGTTCGAGCACGAGGCGACGACCTCAAAAATCTCCGAGGACGTGCTGTTCTACTGCGTCCAGCGCGGCCTTTCGCAGGAAGAAGCCGTCGGCCTCGTCGTCAACGGTTTCGTCAAGGACGTGCTTCAGCAGCTCCCGATGGAGTTCGCGGTGGAAGCGCAGAAGCTAATCTCGATCTCGCTCGAAGGATCGGTCGGATAA
- the sufC gene encoding Fe-S cluster assembly ATPase SufC, whose amino-acid sequence MALLEVKDLKVRVEEREILHGLTLTVNEGQVHAIMGPNGSGKSTLSHVIAGKPGYEVTGGQILFKGEDLLEMDPDERAAKGVFLAFQYPVEIPGVATMTFLRTALNAQRKARGESEYSTPDFLKKVREVTKSLNIPQDMLKRGVNVGFSGGEKKRNEVLQMALFEPSLCILDEMDSGLDIDALRIAADGVNALRSPKRAMVVITHYQRLLNYIVPDVVHVMSKGRVVKSGGKELALELEASGYAQFEDAA is encoded by the coding sequence ATGGCTTTGCTTGAAGTGAAAGACCTGAAGGTTCGTGTCGAGGAGCGTGAGATCCTTCATGGGCTGACGCTGACCGTGAACGAGGGGCAGGTGCATGCGATCATGGGGCCGAACGGCTCCGGCAAGTCGACGCTCTCCCACGTCATCGCCGGCAAGCCTGGCTACGAGGTCACCGGCGGCCAGATCCTGTTCAAGGGTGAGGACCTCCTCGAGATGGACCCGGACGAGCGCGCCGCGAAGGGCGTGTTCCTGGCGTTCCAGTATCCGGTCGAGATTCCCGGCGTCGCCACCATGACCTTCCTGCGCACTGCGCTCAACGCGCAGCGCAAGGCGCGCGGTGAGAGCGAATATTCGACGCCGGACTTTCTCAAGAAGGTCCGCGAAGTCACGAAGTCGCTGAACATCCCGCAGGACATGCTCAAGCGCGGCGTCAATGTCGGCTTCTCCGGCGGCGAGAAGAAGCGCAACGAGGTGCTCCAGATGGCGCTGTTCGAGCCGAGCCTGTGCATCCTCGACGAGATGGATTCCGGCCTCGACATCGACGCGCTGCGCATCGCGGCCGACGGCGTCAACGCGCTGCGCTCGCCCAAGCGGGCGATGGTCGTGATCACCCACTATCAGCGGCTGCTCAACTACATCGTGCCCGACGTCGTGCACGTGATGTCGAAGGGCCGCGTCGTGAAGAGCGGCGGCAAGGAGCTGGCGCTGGAGCTGGAAGCATCCGGCTACGCCCAGTTCGAGGACGCCGCGTAA
- the sufD gene encoding Fe-S cluster assembly protein SufD: MNVAVAKTGNGRAVSDLFASAEGRLPGSPGVIAVRREAFETYERLGLPHRRIEEWKYTDLRALVGEVLPLVAAPDAAALSRAAEAVKANAIEGARKLVLVDGVFAADLSDGKALASEVGFKTLRATLEKDAGLLKTAATDAVISLNAAMATDGVVLSIADGSQLSAPIQIIHVATAASASAFTRSQVAIGKGVRATIIESFVSAGAKSYQVNDAVLVTVGDNADVAHIRLMDDAPDAVNITSQFVTVGANTKVNFFNMTTGAAVSRLQGFITFAGEGSELSINGVNLLQKTEHGDTTLVVDHAVPNCVSREIFRAVIDDRAHSVFQGRIIVRPDAQKTDGKMMIRALLLSDEAEADNKPELEIFADDVSCGHGATAGALDDNLLFYLKARGLPEKQAQALLIQAFVGEAIEQIADDDLREHVIGIAERWLERRS, encoded by the coding sequence ATGAACGTTGCTGTGGCAAAGACCGGGAATGGCCGCGCGGTGAGCGATCTGTTCGCCAGCGCCGAAGGCCGGCTGCCGGGTTCGCCGGGGGTGATCGCGGTACGCCGCGAGGCGTTCGAGACCTACGAGCGTCTCGGCCTGCCGCACCGCCGGATCGAGGAATGGAAATACACCGACCTGCGCGCGCTGGTCGGCGAGGTGCTGCCGCTGGTCGCTGCGCCAGATGCGGCCGCGCTGTCGCGCGCGGCAGAAGCTGTGAAGGCAAATGCGATCGAGGGCGCCCGCAAGCTGGTGCTGGTCGATGGCGTGTTCGCGGCTGATCTCTCCGACGGGAAGGCGCTCGCCTCCGAGGTGGGCTTCAAGACGTTGCGGGCGACGCTGGAGAAGGATGCCGGGCTTCTGAAGACGGCGGCCACTGATGCCGTGATCTCGCTGAACGCGGCGATGGCGACCGACGGCGTCGTGCTGTCGATTGCCGACGGCTCGCAGCTGTCGGCGCCGATCCAGATCATTCATGTCGCGACCGCGGCCTCGGCGTCGGCCTTCACCCGCTCGCAGGTCGCGATCGGGAAGGGTGTTCGCGCCACGATCATCGAGAGTTTTGTGTCGGCCGGTGCCAAGTCCTACCAGGTCAACGACGCCGTGCTTGTGACGGTCGGCGATAACGCCGATGTCGCGCACATCCGCCTGATGGACGATGCGCCTGACGCGGTGAACATCACTTCGCAATTCGTCACCGTCGGCGCCAACACCAAGGTTAACTTCTTCAATATGACAACCGGCGCCGCCGTCAGCCGGCTCCAGGGCTTCATCACGTTTGCAGGCGAGGGCAGCGAGCTCTCGATCAATGGCGTAAACCTCTTGCAGAAGACCGAGCATGGCGACACCACGCTGGTCGTCGACCATGCCGTGCCGAACTGCGTCAGCCGCGAGATATTCCGCGCGGTGATCGACGATCGCGCCCATTCGGTGTTCCAGGGCCGCATCATCGTTCGTCCCGACGCGCAGAAGACCGATGGCAAGATGATGATTCGCGCGCTACTGCTCTCCGACGAAGCGGAAGCCGACAACAAGCCCGAGCTCGAGATCTTTGCCGACGACGTCTCCTGCGGCCACGGCGCCACCGCCGGCGCGCTCGACGACAACCTGTTGTTCTATCTGAAGGCGCGCGGCCTGCCGGAGAAGCAGGCCCAGGCACTGCTGATCCAGGCCTTCGTCGGCGAGGCAATCGAGCAGATCGCCGATGATGACTTGCGTGAACACGTGATCGGCATTGCCGAGCGCTGGCTGGAGCGGCGGTCATGA
- a CDS encoding cysteine desulfurase: MSTHPAVSNGSYDVARVRQDFPALAMQVYGKPLVYLDNAASAQKPQSVLDRMTQAYTSEYANVHRGLHYLANAATEAYEGGRTKVAQFINAPRTEEVIFTRNATEAINLVASSWGEPNIKAGDEIVISIMEHHSNIVPWHFLRERHGAVIKWAPVDDEGNFLIDEFEKLLTAKTKLVAITQMSNALGTIVPVKDVVKIAHARGIPVLVDGSQGAVHLPIDVQDIGCDFYVFTGHKVYGPTGIGVLWAKYDHLVAMRPYNGGGEMIREVSRDVVTYGDPPHKFEAGTPAIVEAVGIGAAIDYVNSIGKERIAAHEHDLVTYAQDRLREINSLRLIGTARGKGPVISFELKGAHAHDVATVIDRQGIAVRAGTHCVMPLLERFNVTATCRASFGMYNTREEVDHLVQALLKARDLFA; the protein is encoded by the coding sequence ATGAGCACGCATCCGGCGGTTTCTAACGGCTCCTACGACGTCGCGCGCGTGCGCCAGGATTTTCCGGCGCTGGCCATGCAGGTCTACGGCAAGCCGCTGGTCTATCTCGACAACGCGGCCTCGGCGCAGAAGCCGCAGTCGGTGCTCGACCGCATGACGCAGGCCTACACGTCCGAATACGCCAACGTGCATCGCGGCCTGCATTATCTCGCTAACGCCGCGACCGAAGCCTATGAGGGCGGCCGCACCAAGGTGGCGCAGTTTATCAATGCCCCCCGCACCGAGGAAGTGATCTTCACCCGCAACGCGACGGAGGCGATCAACCTCGTCGCCTCGTCCTGGGGCGAACCGAACATCAAAGCCGGCGATGAGATCGTCATCTCGATCATGGAGCATCACTCCAACATCGTGCCATGGCACTTCTTGCGGGAACGCCATGGCGCCGTGATCAAATGGGCGCCGGTCGACGACGAGGGCAACTTCCTCATCGACGAGTTCGAGAAGCTCTTGACCGCGAAGACCAAGCTGGTCGCGATCACGCAGATGTCGAATGCGCTCGGCACTATCGTGCCGGTCAAGGATGTCGTGAAGATCGCTCACGCCCGCGGCATTCCTGTGCTGGTCGACGGCAGCCAGGGCGCGGTGCATCTGCCGATTGACGTCCAGGACATCGGCTGCGACTTCTACGTCTTCACCGGCCACAAGGTCTATGGTCCCACCGGCATCGGCGTGCTCTGGGCCAAGTACGACCACCTCGTCGCGATGCGCCCCTACAATGGCGGCGGCGAGATGATCCGCGAGGTCTCGCGCGATGTGGTCACCTATGGCGATCCCCCGCACAAGTTCGAGGCGGGCACGCCGGCAATCGTCGAGGCGGTCGGCATCGGCGCCGCCATCGACTACGTCAATTCGATCGGCAAGGAGCGTATCGCCGCGCACGAGCACGATCTCGTCACATACGCCCAGGACCGCCTGCGCGAGATCAACTCGCTGCGGCTGATCGGCACCGCCCGCGGCAAGGGCCCGGTGATCTCCTTCGAGCTCAAGGGCGCGCATGCCCACGATGTCGCCACCGTGATCGACCGCCAGGGCATCGCGGTGCGCGCCGGCACCCATTGCGTGATGCCGCTTTTAGAGCGGTTCAACGTGACCGCCACATGCCGGGCGTCGTTCGGCATGTATAATACGCGGGAAGAAGTCGATCATCTGGTTCAGGCGCTTTTGAAGGCGCGGGATTTGTTCGCATGA
- a CDS encoding SUF system Fe-S cluster assembly protein: MSDTAEVKANPMETQSALPPEETERLTTEIIAGLKTVFDPEIPADIYELGLIYKVEIKDDRSVDVQMTLTTPNCPAAGELPTMVENAVASVPGVGVVDVKVIWEPPWSPERMSDEARLVLNMW; the protein is encoded by the coding sequence ATGAGTGACACGGCCGAAGTCAAAGCCAATCCGATGGAAACCCAGTCGGCGCTGCCGCCGGAGGAGACCGAGCGTCTCACCACCGAGATCATCGCCGGGCTCAAGACCGTGTTCGACCCGGAAATTCCGGCCGACATCTACGAGCTCGGCCTGATCTACAAGGTCGAGATCAAGGACGACCGTTCCGTCGACGTGCAGATGACATTGACGACGCCGAATTGCCCGGCCGCCGGCGAGCTGCCGACCATGGTCGAGAACGCGGTCGCCAGCGTCCCCGGCGTCGGCGTGGTCGACGTCAAGGTCATCTGGGAGCCGCCCTGGTCGCCGGAACGCATGAGCGACGAGGCCCGCCTCGTGCTTAACATGTGGTAA
- a CDS encoding iron-sulfur cluster assembly accessory protein → MTQISSGSTPASTPKPRRPRPQVMRLTDAAAQRISELTRRADSEIVGLRVGVKNGGCAGQSYTVEYAHDIRPTDEVVEDKGVKILIDPKAVLFLLGTEMDYKADKMQAQFVFNNPNQISACGCGESVELRPAKIDG, encoded by the coding sequence ATGACCCAAATATCGTCAGGCTCGACACCAGCATCCACACCCAAGCCGCGGCGGCCGCGCCCGCAGGTGATGCGACTGACGGATGCCGCTGCCCAGCGCATCAGCGAACTGACCCGGCGCGCCGATTCCGAGATCGTGGGCCTGCGTGTCGGCGTGAAGAACGGCGGCTGCGCCGGCCAGTCCTATACGGTCGAATACGCCCATGATATCCGCCCGACCGACGAGGTCGTCGAGGACAAGGGCGTCAAGATCCTGATCGATCCCAAGGCCGTGCTGTTCCTGCTCGGCACCGAGATGGACTACAAGGCCGACAAGATGCAGGCCCAGTTCGTCTTCAACAATCCCAACCAGATCTCCGCCTGCGGCTGCGGCGAATCGGTCGAGCTGCGGCCGGCCAAGATCGACGGGTAG
- a CDS encoding TfoX/Sxy family protein codes for MDREFLIDLFADFGPVTIRKMFSGYGISANGTNFALALRAGLFFRADEHTIPDYEAEGSKPFQYQTRAKTVTVNSYWQLPARLFDESEELAQWARTALAAAQRAKVKKRPKKTSKKVASKPTKKATIPAKAPKKKVSKKSPIRKHARRGD; via the coding sequence ATGGACCGCGAATTCCTGATCGACCTGTTCGCCGATTTCGGCCCCGTCACCATCCGAAAAATGTTCTCCGGCTACGGCATCTCCGCCAACGGCACTAATTTCGCGTTGGCCTTGCGCGCTGGCCTGTTCTTTCGCGCCGACGAGCACACGATCCCAGACTACGAGGCCGAAGGCTCAAAGCCGTTCCAGTACCAGACCCGCGCCAAGACGGTCACGGTGAACTCCTACTGGCAATTGCCCGCGCGCCTGTTCGACGAATCCGAGGAGCTTGCGCAATGGGCGAGGACGGCGCTCGCCGCGGCCCAGCGTGCCAAGGTGAAGAAACGGCCGAAGAAGACGTCGAAGAAGGTGGCGAGCAAGCCGACGAAGAAGGCTACCATACCTGCGAAAGCGCCGAAGAAGAAGGTGAGCAAGAAGAGCCCGATTCGGAAGCACGCCAGGCGAGGGGACTAG
- the fabA gene encoding bifunctional 3-hydroxydecanoyl-ACP dehydratase/trans-2-decenoyl-ACP isomerase: MPNPHDFHDPQSSYSKDDLLRSSEGGYFGPGNAQLPAPPMLMMDRITEISLDGGEFGKGHIVGELDIAPGHWFFDCHFCGDAMMPASLGLDAMWQMIGYWLGWSGSPGKGRAIGVGEVEFTGSVTPDTRCVRYEVAMRQVRRGRLVLGFADGRVLADGICVYMAKDMRVGLTKAADGA, translated from the coding sequence TTGCCCAACCCACATGATTTTCACGACCCACAATCGTCCTACTCGAAGGACGACCTGCTGAGATCGAGCGAAGGCGGCTATTTCGGCCCGGGCAACGCGCAATTGCCGGCACCGCCGATGCTCATGATGGACCGCATCACTGAGATCAGCCTGGACGGGGGCGAGTTTGGCAAGGGCCACATCGTCGGCGAGCTGGACATCGCGCCGGGGCACTGGTTCTTCGATTGCCACTTTTGCGGCGATGCCATGATGCCGGCATCTCTCGGGCTGGACGCCATGTGGCAGATGATCGGCTATTGGCTCGGCTGGTCGGGCTCGCCGGGCAAGGGCCGCGCCATCGGCGTCGGCGAGGTGGAGTTCACGGGCTCCGTCACACCGGACACACGATGCGTGCGCTACGAGGTCGCCATGCGCCAAGTGAGGCGCGGCAGGCTGGTTCTGGGATTTGCTGACGGGCGCGTACTTGCTGACGGCATCTGCGTTTACATGGCCAAAGATATGAGGGTTGGCCTGACAAAGGCCGCGGACGGAGCCTAG
- a CDS encoding IS110 family transposase, whose translation MSELAVLDPRAAFVDVGSEKMHVSIAGGPPALFGTVTSQLHALRDYLAEHQVRSVAMEATGVYWLPLYGVLEAAGMEVVMVDGRQTRNLPGRKTDMKDCQWGATLHAHGLLRAGFVPPANIRRLQDYLRLRGDHIAAAAGHVQHMQKALERMNIKLHEVISSLTGASGLTVIRAILAGERDPQVLLGLCDIRIRNVKAERVVESLRGDWAEEHLFALAQAVQSWDHYQGLIAACDRQIAVVLRQMPDAKVPPPAASTKTGKPRTRPGVNAPDIADLREILAQICGAKDLTTLPAHSEYSVLQLIGEVGTDLTKWRTEKHFTSWLGLAPGSAQSGKRKASVKRRRNRAGQIFCVMARALARSKYVALGGFYRRMAARRGGLVANKALARKLATLFWRVMVKGLDFVETGVAQYEARVLETKHRILHRLARQLGQQIVPNPAAVV comes from the coding sequence ATGAGTGAATTGGCGGTGCTGGATCCGCGTGCAGCCTTTGTTGATGTCGGCAGTGAGAAAATGCATGTGTCGATCGCGGGTGGGCCACCCGCGCTGTTCGGCACGGTGACCTCGCAGCTGCATGCGCTGCGCGACTATTTGGCCGAACATCAGGTGCGCTCAGTCGCGATGGAAGCGACCGGGGTCTATTGGTTGCCGCTCTATGGGGTTCTGGAAGCTGCGGGCATGGAGGTGGTGATGGTCGATGGCCGCCAAACGCGCAATCTTCCGGGGCGCAAGACCGACATGAAAGACTGCCAGTGGGGCGCCACGCTGCATGCGCATGGCTTGCTGCGGGCGGGCTTTGTTCCCCCGGCCAATATCCGCCGTCTGCAGGACTATCTGCGCCTTCGCGGGGACCACATCGCGGCGGCCGCCGGACATGTCCAGCACATGCAAAAAGCGCTGGAGCGGATGAATATCAAACTGCACGAAGTCATCAGCTCTCTGACCGGGGCGAGCGGTCTGACCGTGATCCGCGCCATCCTCGCCGGTGAACGCGATCCGCAGGTCCTGTTGGGTCTATGCGATATTCGAATCCGCAACGTCAAAGCTGAGCGCGTCGTCGAATCGCTGCGCGGCGACTGGGCCGAAGAACATTTGTTCGCCCTCGCGCAGGCCGTTCAAAGCTGGGACCATTATCAAGGCCTCATCGCCGCCTGCGATCGCCAGATTGCGGTCGTCCTTCGCCAGATGCCGGACGCGAAGGTGCCGCCACCGGCCGCTTCGACAAAGACAGGAAAACCGCGCACGCGGCCGGGCGTCAATGCGCCGGATATCGCGGATCTGCGGGAGATCCTCGCACAGATCTGTGGCGCCAAGGATTTGACGACGCTGCCCGCCCATAGCGAGTACAGCGTTTTGCAGCTCATCGGTGAAGTTGGCACGGATCTGACCAAGTGGCGGACTGAAAAGCACTTCACCTCGTGGTTGGGGCTTGCTCCCGGAAGCGCTCAAAGCGGCAAACGCAAGGCTTCGGTCAAACGGCGCCGCAACCGAGCCGGCCAGATCTTTTGTGTGATGGCCCGTGCCTTGGCCCGCAGCAAATACGTCGCGCTCGGCGGCTTTTACCGGCGCATGGCGGCACGGCGCGGCGGCTTGGTGGCGAACAAGGCCCTCGCGCGAAAACTAGCCACACTCTTCTGGCGCGTGATGGTCAAAGGCCTCGACTTCGTCGAGACAGGTGTGGCTCAATACGAGGCGAGGGTATTGGAAACCAAGCACCGCATTCTGCACCGACTGGCTCGCCAGCTCGGCCAGCAAATCGTCCCCAATCCAGCCGCCGTCGTCTGA